In Lotus japonicus ecotype B-129 chromosome 5, LjGifu_v1.2, one genomic interval encodes:
- the LOC130718551 gene encoding U-box domain-containing protein 7-like has translation MANCHRNNVGNIVLGHHPTKTTTTFSTHFRLWNSLSAASFRRVVLDAVSCGASSRYHHRHTFDQNDDSPSAASTARSDSSISDEKRRHQGSRSEKLSDLLSVAESEAEAETKKKEDALEEMKRLVAELHQGDDTVKRREAAATVRMLAKEDSHVRGTLAMLGAIPPLVAMLDSEDLDSQKASLYALLNLGIGNDANKAAIVKVGSVHKMLKLIESPEGLDSGVSEAIVANFLGLSALDSNKPIIGSSAAVPFLVRTLQSSDVKTSSQAKQDALRALYNLSIFPGNISFILETHLVPFLINSIGDMEVTERSLSILSNLVSTREGRKAISAVPDTFPILVDVLNWTDSPECQEKTSYVLMVMAHKSFGDRQGMIEAGIVSSLLELSLLGTTLAQKRASRMLGSLRVDKGKYVSGSCGGNLGATVSAPICGSSSSCAKPDGGGKEGSEEDEDMMMSDEKKAVKQLVQQSLQNNMRKIVKRANLPHDIVPSDHFRSLTSSSTSKSLPF, from the exons ATGGCAAACTGTCACCGTAACAACGTCGGAAACATCGTTCTCGGCCACCACCCAACCAAAACCACCACCACATTCTCCACCCACTTCCGCCTATGGAACTCCCTCTCCGCCGCCTCCTTCCGCCGCGTCGTCCTCGACGCCGTCAGCTGCGGCGCCAGCTCCCGCTACCACCACCGACACACCTTTGACCAAAACGACGATTCTCCCTCCGCCGCCTCGACCGCCAGATCAGACTCCTCCATCTCCGACGAGAAGCGGCGACACCAGGGCTCGAGGTCGGAGAAGCTCTCCGATCTGCTGAGCGTGGCGGAGTCGGAAGCGGAGGCTGAgacgaagaagaaggaggacgCGCTGGAGGAGATGAAGCGTCTTGTGGCGGAGCTGCATCAGGGTGATGATACGGTGAAGCGGCGAGAGGCTGCCGCCACCGTGAGGATGCTCGCGAAGGAGGACTCGCATGTCAGGGGAACGCTCGCAATGCTTGGTGCTATACCACCTCTGGTTGCAATGCTCGACTCCGAAGACCTCGATTCTCAGAAAGCTTCGCTGTATGCGTTGCTCAATCTGGGTATCGGAAACGACGC AAACAAAGCAGCAATTGTGAAAGTTGGCTCTGTTCACAAGATGCTCAAGCTCATTGAATCTCCAGAAGGTCTAGATTCAGGGGTGTCTGAAGCAATCGTTGCGAATTTCCTTGGATTGAGTGCTTTGGATTCGAACAAACCGATAATTGGGTCATCTGCTGCAGTACCATTTCTAGTTAGAACCCTTCAGAGTTCAGATGTTAAAACTAGCTCCCAGGCTAAGCAAGATGCTCTGCGAGCGCTGTACAATCTTTCAATCTTCCCGGGGAATATTTCATTCATTCTGGAAACCCATTTGGTCCCGTTTCTGATAAACTCAATAGGGGACATGGAAGTAACCGAAAGAAGCCTCTCAATCCTGAGCAATTTGGTATCGACCCGGGAGGGTAGAAAAGCTATCAGTGCTGTGCCGGATACCTTTCCCATCCTGGTGGATGTATTGAACTGGACCGACTCCCCTGAATGCCAGGAAAAGACTTCGTACGTTTTGATGGTGATGGCGCACAAATCCTTTGGTGACAGGCAGGGTATGATTGAGGCGGGGATTGTGTCGTCGTTGCTTGAGTTGTCGCTTCTCGGAACCACATTGGCTCAGAAAAGGGCCTCGAGGATGTTGGGAAGCTTGAGGGTGGACAAAGGGAAGTATGTCTCTGGGAGCTGTGGCGGAAATTTAGGCGCAACTGTCTCTGCCCCTATTTGCggctcttcatcttcttgtgcAAAGCCAGATGGAGGAGGGAAAGAGGGATctgaggaggatgaagatatGATGATGAGTGACGAGAAGAAAGCGGTGAAGCAATTAGTCCAGCAGAGTTTGCAAAACAACATgaggaagattgtgaagagGGCCAACTTGCCGCACGATATCGTTCCATCCGATCATTTTAGGTCTCTCACTTCGAGTTCGACTTCAAAGAGCCTACCATTCTGA